A part of Neoarius graeffei isolate fNeoGra1 chromosome 8, fNeoGra1.pri, whole genome shotgun sequence genomic DNA contains:
- the LOC132890245 gene encoding ubiquinol-cytochrome-c reductase complex assembly factor 6 — protein MPAGVSWPRYMKMFAASVLSMFAGAEVVHQYYRPDLSIPEVPPKPGELQTELLGLKTRQTASEKH, from the exons ATGCCCGCGGGTGTGTCTTGGCCAAGGTACATGAAAATGTTTGCAGCCAGTGTGTTATCCATGTTTGCAGGTGCTGAGGTCGTCCATCAGTATTACCGCCCTGATTTG AGCATTCCAGAGGTTCCTCCGAAACCTGGAGAACTGCAGACAGAACTTCTTGGATTGAAGACTCGACAGACAGCCTCTGAGAAACACTGA